In Streptomyces capitiformicae, one genomic interval encodes:
- a CDS encoding AAA domain-containing protein: MAQPVTDQDRKAPIDPGIAAAQATDSILRDTLHGTARGVVVDSPPGAGKSTLVVRAALELASAGRPLMIIAQTNAQVDDLVIRLAEKDADLPVGRLHSSDSDPYDKALDALPNVRKSTKAAELAGLDVVISTAAKWAHVKGVEPWRHAIVDEAYQMRSDALLAVAGLFERALFVGDPGQLDPFAIVGSEQWAGLSYDPSASAVTTLLAHNPELPQHRLPVSWRLPASAAPLVSDAFYPFTPFRSGTGHGDRRLGFAVPSDGSGPDRVIDEAAESGWGLLELPARHTPRTDPEAVRAVARVVRRLLDRGGAATSERSEEPVPLTADRIAVGTAHRDQAAAVRSALAELGVADVVVDTANRLQGREYDVTVVLHPLSGRPDATAFHLETGRLCVLASRHRHACIVVCRAGVTELLDDHPSTEPVQLGVTVKFPDGWEANHAVLATLAEHRVGWRP, from the coding sequence ATGGCACAACCAGTGACGGACCAGGACCGGAAAGCTCCTATTGATCCCGGTATCGCCGCCGCACAGGCCACCGACTCGATTCTCCGCGACACCCTGCACGGCACCGCGCGCGGTGTCGTCGTCGACTCGCCGCCCGGGGCCGGGAAGTCCACGCTCGTCGTGCGCGCCGCGCTCGAGCTCGCCTCCGCCGGGCGCCCGTTGATGATCATCGCGCAGACGAACGCGCAGGTGGACGACCTGGTGATCCGGCTCGCGGAGAAGGACGCGGACCTCCCGGTCGGGCGGCTGCACAGCAGCGACAGCGACCCGTACGACAAGGCGCTGGACGCTCTGCCGAACGTACGGAAGTCGACGAAGGCGGCCGAGCTCGCCGGGCTCGACGTCGTGATCTCCACGGCCGCCAAGTGGGCGCACGTCAAGGGGGTCGAGCCGTGGCGGCACGCGATCGTCGACGAGGCGTACCAGATGCGGTCGGACGCGCTGCTGGCCGTGGCGGGGCTGTTCGAGCGGGCGCTGTTCGTGGGCGACCCCGGGCAGCTGGACCCGTTCGCGATCGTCGGCAGCGAGCAGTGGGCGGGGCTGTCGTACGACCCGTCGGCCTCGGCGGTGACGACGCTGCTCGCCCACAACCCCGAGCTGCCGCAGCACCGGCTGCCGGTGTCGTGGCGGCTTCCGGCGTCCGCCGCGCCGCTCGTCTCGGACGCGTTCTATCCGTTCACGCCGTTCCGGAGTGGTACGGGGCACGGGGACCGGCGGCTCGGGTTCGCGGTGCCGTCGGACGGCTCGGGTCCCGACCGGGTCATCGACGAGGCGGCCGAGTCGGGGTGGGGGCTGCTGGAGCTGCCGGCGCGGCACACGCCCCGCACCGACCCCGAGGCGGTACGGGCGGTCGCGCGGGTCGTACGGCGGCTGCTCGACCGGGGTGGGGCGGCGACCTCGGAGCGGTCCGAGGAGCCCGTGCCGTTGACCGCCGACCGGATCGCCGTCGGAACCGCCCATCGGGACCAGGCCGCCGCCGTGCGCTCCGCGCTGGCCGAGCTGGGGGTCGCCGATGTGGTCGTGGACACGGCGAACCGGCTCCAAGGGCGGGAGTACGACGTCACGGTCGTCCTGCATCCGCTGTCCGGGCGGCCCGACGCGACGGCGTTCCATCTGGAGACCGGGCGGCTGTGCGTGCTCGCGTCACGGCACCGGCATGCGTGCATCGTGGTGTGCCGGGCCGGGGTGACCGAGCTCCTCGACGACCATCCGTCGACCGAGCCGGTGCAGCTGGGGGTGACCGTGAAGTTCCCGGACGGGTGGGAGGCGAACCACGCGGTGCTGGCGACGCTTGCGGAGCATCGGGTGGGGTGGCGGCCTTAG
- a CDS encoding bifunctional DNA primase/polymerase encodes MSGGTGSGRCPKGGLGASGVTVEGAAWLASAGTYPRSTLALWEERPAAPVVLPCGTVFDVVSVPAIFGRRMLDRLWDEGPGSGPVAVYRGRMLLFASPGTAHRLPALLEWEEWGSPGRTGAVPPLLCHGAGDAVTVPAVRTTGTTGTTDTTDTTDPGEHARLGSRWVVAPDTRGPWLPGPEVLLWAAVRAARASASATVRISIFPPADQGANVYDVSRRR; translated from the coding sequence ATGAGCGGTGGGACTGGATCGGGCAGGTGTCCGAAGGGTGGACTGGGCGCTTCGGGGGTCACGGTGGAGGGGGCGGCTTGGCTGGCCTCGGCGGGGACGTATCCGCGTAGCACGTTGGCGTTGTGGGAGGAGCGGCCGGCGGCGCCGGTGGTGCTGCCTTGCGGGACCGTGTTCGATGTCGTCAGTGTGCCGGCGATCTTCGGGCGGCGGATGCTCGACCGGCTGTGGGACGAGGGGCCCGGGTCCGGACCGGTGGCCGTGTACCGCGGACGCATGCTGCTCTTCGCCTCGCCCGGCACCGCCCACCGCCTGCCCGCGCTCCTGGAGTGGGAGGAATGGGGCTCCCCCGGCCGCACCGGCGCCGTTCCGCCGCTCCTCTGTCACGGCGCCGGAGACGCGGTGACCGTCCCCGCAGTGCGCACCACCGGCACCACCGGCACCACTGACACCACCGACACCACCGACCCCGGCGAGCACGCCCGGCTCGGGTCTCGGTGGGTCGTCGCCCCGGACACCCGGGGGCCATGGCTGCCGGGGCCCGAGGTCCTGCTCTGGGCGGCCGTCCGGGCGGCCCGTGCGAGCGCCTCCGCGACCGTGCGGATATCGATTTTTCCTCCCGCCGATCAGGGTGCTAATGTCTACGACGTCAGCAGGCGCCGCTAG
- a CDS encoding amidase encodes MMDLTRLTAVRLVEGYRKGEFSPVEVTRAVLERAERVQPAVNAFVRLDVDTALEQARASEARWRRGEPAGVVDGVPVTVKDILLMRGGPTLKGSKTVSAEGRWDEDAPSVARLREQGAVFLGKTTTPEFGWKGVTDSPLSGVTRNPYDLSRTAGGSSGGAAAAVAVGAGPLALGTDGGGSVRIPAAFCGVFGLKPTYGRVPLYPASAFGTLAHVGPLARDAADAALMLDVISRPDARDWSALGPVSGSFMDALGGGVRGLRVAYSASLGGQVAVQPGVGSVVRRAVEALAGLGAYVSEADPDFADPVDAFHVLWFSGAARVTQRLGARERSLLDPGLREIRGVGARVSALEYLAAVDVRMDLGRRMGAFHERYDVLVTPSVPVTAFEAGVEVPRGVRGMGYRRWTGWTPFTYPFNMTQQPAASVPVGVDGEGLPVGLQVVAARHRDDVVLRVGHALYEAGVAEGCRPVDPAAH; translated from the coding sequence CTGATGGATCTCACACGACTGACCGCCGTACGGCTCGTGGAGGGCTATCGGAAGGGTGAGTTCAGTCCGGTGGAGGTGACCCGGGCGGTTCTGGAGCGGGCCGAGCGTGTCCAGCCGGCTGTCAACGCCTTCGTACGGCTCGATGTCGATACGGCGCTGGAGCAGGCCAGGGCCTCGGAGGCGCGCTGGCGGCGTGGGGAGCCGGCCGGGGTGGTGGACGGGGTGCCGGTCACGGTGAAGGACATCCTGCTGATGCGGGGTGGGCCGACGCTGAAGGGCTCCAAGACCGTTTCGGCGGAGGGGCGTTGGGATGAGGACGCGCCTTCCGTGGCCCGGCTGCGGGAGCAGGGTGCCGTGTTCCTGGGGAAGACCACGACTCCCGAGTTCGGGTGGAAGGGGGTCACCGACTCGCCGCTCAGTGGGGTGACGCGGAATCCGTACGACCTCTCGCGTACGGCCGGAGGGTCCAGCGGGGGTGCGGCGGCCGCCGTCGCGGTCGGTGCCGGGCCGCTGGCGCTGGGCACGGACGGGGGTGGCAGTGTGCGGATTCCGGCCGCCTTCTGCGGGGTGTTCGGGTTGAAGCCGACATACGGGCGGGTGCCGCTGTATCCCGCGAGCGCGTTCGGCACGCTGGCGCATGTGGGGCCGCTGGCGCGGGACGCCGCGGACGCGGCGTTGATGCTGGACGTCATCAGCCGCCCCGACGCGCGGGACTGGTCCGCGCTCGGGCCGGTCTCCGGGTCGTTCATGGACGCGCTCGGTGGCGGGGTGCGGGGGCTGCGGGTCGCGTACTCGGCTTCACTGGGCGGGCAGGTCGCCGTGCAGCCGGGGGTCGGGAGTGTGGTGCGGCGGGCCGTGGAGGCACTGGCCGGGCTCGGGGCGTATGTCAGTGAGGCCGATCCCGACTTCGCCGATCCTGTGGACGCGTTTCATGTGCTGTGGTTCAGCGGGGCGGCGCGGGTGACGCAGCGGCTGGGGGCGCGCGAGCGGTCGTTGCTGGACCCGGGGTTGCGGGAGATTCGGGGGGTGGGGGCTCGGGTGTCGGCGCTGGAGTATCTGGCGGCCGTGGATGTGCGGATGGATCTTGGGCGTCGGATGGGGGCGTTTCATGAGCGCTACGACGTGCTGGTCACGCCGAGTGTGCCGGTCACCGCGTTCGAGGCGGGGGTGGAGGTGCCTCGGGGGGTGCGGGGCATGGGGTATCGGCGGTGGACCGGGTGGACGCCGTTCACGTATCCGTTCAACATGACACAGCAGCCGGCTGCGAGTGTGCCGGTGGGGGTGGATGGGGAGGGGCTGCCGGTGGGGTTGCAGGTGGTGGCTGCTCGGCATCGGGATGATGTGGTGTTGCGGGTGGGGCATGCGTTGTATGAGGCGGGGGTTGCGGAGGGCTGCCGCCCGGTCGACCCCGCCGCCCATTAG
- a CDS encoding D-2-hydroxyacid dehydrogenase gives MTSMSRPTLLVLDAEPPPRLGRLTGRATIEHADASTLAGRLPYADVLLVWDFTSRAVRDAWPGGGPRPRWVHTASAGVDHLLCPELAASDTVVTNARGVFEGPIAEYVAALVLSMAKDLPRTLELQGRREWRHREGLRVAGSRACVVGSGPIGRAVARYLKALGVHTALVGRVARAGVHGPADLDRLLARADWVIAAAPLTEATHGMFDARRFGVMQPSARFVNVGRGQLVVTEALVEALRKRWIAGAALDVFEREPLGPDDPLWEVPGLIVSPHMSGDTVGWRDELGAQFVELYGLWEAGKPLPNVVDKQRGYVPGH, from the coding sequence ATGACCTCAATGTCCCGACCGACCCTTCTCGTCCTCGACGCCGAGCCTCCGCCCCGGCTCGGGCGGCTCACCGGGCGGGCGACGATCGAACACGCCGACGCGTCGACGCTGGCCGGGCGGCTGCCGTACGCCGATGTGCTGCTGGTGTGGGACTTCACCTCCCGCGCCGTGCGGGACGCCTGGCCGGGCGGCGGGCCGCGGCCGCGCTGGGTGCACACGGCGAGCGCGGGTGTGGATCATCTGCTGTGCCCCGAACTGGCCGCGTCCGACACGGTGGTGACGAACGCGCGCGGGGTGTTCGAGGGGCCGATCGCCGAGTACGTCGCCGCGCTCGTCCTGAGCATGGCCAAGGATCTGCCGCGCACGCTGGAGTTGCAGGGGCGGCGGGAGTGGCGGCACCGGGAGGGCCTGCGGGTGGCGGGGAGCCGCGCGTGCGTGGTGGGGTCGGGGCCGATCGGGCGGGCCGTCGCGCGGTATCTGAAGGCCCTCGGGGTCCATACCGCCCTGGTCGGGCGGGTGGCGCGGGCCGGGGTCCACGGACCCGCGGATCTGGATCGGCTGCTGGCCCGCGCCGACTGGGTGATCGCGGCGGCGCCGCTGACGGAGGCGACGCACGGCATGTTCGACGCGCGCCGCTTCGGCGTCATGCAGCCCTCCGCGCGGTTCGTCAACGTGGGGCGCGGACAGCTCGTCGTGACGGAGGCGCTCGTGGAGGCGTTGCGGAAGCGGTGGATCGCCGGGGCGGCGCTGGATGTCTTCGAGCGCGAACCGCTGGGCCCGGACGATCCGCTGTGGGAGGTGCCCGGGCTGATCGTCTCGCCCCACATGAGCGGCGACACCGTGGGGTGGCGCGATGAACTCGGCGCGCAGTTCGTGGAGTTGTACGGGCTCTGGGAGGCGGGCAAGCCGCTGCCCAACGTGGTCGACAAGCAGCGCGGGTACGTGCCCGGGCACTAG
- a CDS encoding maleate cis-trans isomerase family protein, with the protein MTALGFLYPGHSAEDDYPRIEQLLGSDIRVDLVHTDIGEDAHRVDALREMGAPERLAAGCEALRLAGAEAVVWACTSGSFVYGYEGAHDQIRTLAVTAGMPASSTSFAFAHAVGEVGAHRVAVAATYPDDVAQLFADFLGASGVEVVSLHGAGVITAAEVATWTVDDILGLARTADHERADAILLPDTALHTASHIPTLEKELSKPVLTANQVSVWEALRLTDRRVNAPELGALFTREPIVQV; encoded by the coding sequence ATGACCGCACTAGGTTTCCTCTACCCGGGCCACTCCGCCGAGGACGACTACCCGCGCATAGAGCAACTCCTGGGCAGCGACATCCGGGTGGACCTCGTGCACACCGACATCGGCGAGGACGCCCACCGCGTGGACGCCCTCCGCGAGATGGGCGCCCCCGAACGCCTCGCCGCCGGCTGCGAGGCCCTCCGCCTGGCCGGCGCGGAGGCCGTCGTCTGGGCCTGCACCAGCGGCAGCTTCGTCTACGGCTACGAAGGCGCCCACGACCAGATCCGCACCCTGGCCGTCACCGCCGGCATGCCGGCCTCCTCCACGTCCTTCGCCTTCGCGCACGCGGTCGGCGAGGTGGGCGCCCACCGCGTCGCCGTGGCGGCGACCTACCCCGACGACGTGGCCCAGCTCTTCGCGGACTTCCTGGGAGCCTCCGGCGTGGAGGTCGTCTCCCTGCACGGCGCCGGCGTCATCACAGCGGCAGAGGTCGCCACCTGGACCGTGGACGACATCCTCGGCCTGGCCCGCACCGCCGACCACGAGCGCGCCGACGCCATCCTCCTCCCGGACACCGCCCTCCACACCGCCTCCCATATCCCCACCCTCGAAAAAGAACTCTCCAAACCAGTCCTCACCGCCAACCAGGTCTCGGTCTGGGAGGCGCTGAGGCTGACGGACAGGAGGGTGAACGCCCCAGAACTGGGCGCGTTGTTCACAAGGGAACCAATCGTGCAGGTGTAG
- a CDS encoding maleate cis-trans isomerase family protein gives MNISFLGGPEPQRGVGVIAPFDFALDRELWRWVPDDISLHLTRTPYVPVEVSLDLARLVSEHETLHEAVRALNEVAPEVVAYACTSGSFVGGVAGERAMGEAMTRAGAAHAVTTSGAVLDALAELNARRIALVTPYTVSVTQALEDYLAEADIRVTGRSSLGLVRHIWKVPYRDVVAMAHEAVRTAAPDALFISCTNLPTYDVIPQLEAELRMPVLSANQVTMWAALRQLGTRAVGPYQALLDESARQSFGAGPVPPPPVLPEEQEGWA, from the coding sequence ATGAACATCTCCTTCCTCGGAGGACCCGAGCCGCAACGCGGTGTCGGGGTCATCGCCCCGTTCGACTTCGCCCTCGATCGCGAACTGTGGCGCTGGGTCCCGGACGACATCTCCCTGCACCTCACCCGCACCCCGTACGTCCCGGTGGAGGTGAGCCTCGACCTGGCCCGTCTGGTCTCGGAGCACGAGACGCTCCACGAGGCGGTACGGGCGCTGAACGAGGTCGCCCCCGAGGTCGTGGCCTACGCCTGCACCAGCGGCAGCTTCGTCGGCGGGGTCGCCGGGGAGCGGGCCATGGGCGAGGCGATGACCAGGGCCGGCGCGGCGCACGCGGTCACCACCTCCGGAGCCGTCCTCGACGCGCTCGCCGAGCTGAACGCGCGCCGTATCGCCCTGGTCACCCCGTACACGGTCTCGGTGACCCAGGCCCTGGAGGACTACCTGGCGGAGGCGGACATCAGGGTCACCGGCCGCTCCTCCCTCGGCCTGGTCCGGCACATCTGGAAGGTCCCGTACCGCGATGTGGTCGCCATGGCTCACGAGGCGGTCCGTACGGCGGCGCCGGACGCCCTGTTCATCTCCTGCACCAACCTCCCCACGTACGACGTCATCCCCCAGCTCGAAGCGGAACTGCGGATGCCTGTCCTCTCGGCCAACCAGGTGACGATGTGGGCGGCACTGCGTCAGCTGGGTACCCGGGCGGTGGGCCCGTACCAGGCTCTGCTCGACGAGTCGGCCAGGCAGTCCTTCGGTGCGGGGCCCGTTCCGCCACCGCCGGTACTGCCGGAAGAACAGGAAGGTTGGGCATGA
- a CDS encoding DUF3830 family protein gives MAERHIEVALDRRGVRCTARLLDDRAPVTCTAVWDALPLSGDVYHAKYARNEIYALFPPFAEREPPLENPTVTPIPGDLCYFSFAGTELATSSYGYDREVHPGTTLVDLALFYERNNLLLNGDVGWVPGIVWGEVVEGLDRMAEACNDLWRTGAQGETLTFRRA, from the coding sequence GTGGCGGAACGGCATATCGAGGTCGCGCTCGACCGGCGCGGGGTGCGCTGCACGGCCCGATTGCTCGACGACCGGGCGCCGGTCACCTGCACCGCGGTGTGGGACGCGCTCCCGCTGAGCGGCGACGTCTACCACGCCAAGTACGCCCGCAACGAGATCTACGCCCTCTTCCCACCGTTCGCCGAACGCGAGCCACCCCTGGAGAACCCCACCGTCACCCCGATCCCGGGCGACCTCTGCTACTTCTCCTTCGCCGGCACGGAACTGGCCACCAGCTCCTACGGCTACGACCGCGAAGTCCACCCCGGCACCACCCTCGTCGATCTCGCCCTCTTCTACGAACGCAACAACCTCCTCCTCAACGGCGACGTGGGCTGGGTACCGGGCATCGTCTGGGGCGAGGTGGTCGAGGGCCTGGACCGGATGGCGGAGGCCTGCAACGACCTGTGGCGAACGGGGGCGCAGGGGGAGACGCTGACGTTCCGCCGCGCCTAG
- a CDS encoding putative bifunctional diguanylate cyclase/phosphodiesterase, translating into MAVVDRDGLVVTANEAMGALLGTATEATETTETLTGRVAAELVDLASDPRTWHAYREVLRGRQARLRCTRRLKRPDGTSLWVQVSVAPLPEEERAILLSVADISANRQLQARLRHLQMHDPVTRLPNRAFFFERLTAALERDAYDVYDAVGTGRIGLVYLDLDGFKAVNDTLGHRVGDRLLAAVAERLTRCAEAAGHTRVCTMPGTSAGAPLVARLGGDEFALLVEDSTGTEQLADLAESVLKALQAPFDLSGQRLSVSASIGVVERQSASATATGLMQAADTTLYWAKADGKARWTLFDPERNAHRMTRQALSSTLRAAVGRGEFVLEYQPLVGMADGEVRGVEALVRWHHPQFGVLTPNRFISLAEEDGSIVQLGRWVLATACRQARRWQLDHPDRAPIFVSVNVAVRQVWDSDLVADVAEILAETGLAPHLLQLELTESALMGSAGRPLQALKALSDMGVRIAIDDFGTGYSNLAYLSRLPVSVLKLDGAFVRGFQFETPQEDRDEDDGQPNPADEIIVEALVQLAHRLGLTVTAEGVETDAQASRLRRLGCDTGQGWLYSRAVSPQRIAEILGAAACPRA; encoded by the coding sequence ATGGCCGTCGTCGACCGGGACGGGCTGGTCGTCACCGCCAACGAGGCGATGGGGGCGCTGCTAGGGACCGCGACGGAGGCAACGGAGACGACGGAGACGTTGACGGGGCGGGTCGCGGCCGAGCTGGTGGACCTGGCCTCGGACCCGCGTACCTGGCACGCCTACCGCGAGGTGCTGCGCGGGCGGCAGGCCCGGCTGCGCTGCACACGCCGGCTCAAACGTCCCGACGGGACCTCGTTGTGGGTGCAGGTATCGGTGGCGCCGCTGCCCGAGGAGGAGCGGGCGATCCTGCTCTCGGTCGCCGACATCAGCGCAAACCGTCAACTTCAAGCCAGGCTCCGCCACTTGCAGATGCACGACCCGGTGACCCGGCTCCCCAACCGCGCCTTCTTCTTCGAACGCCTCACCGCCGCCCTGGAGCGGGACGCGTACGACGTGTACGACGCGGTCGGCACCGGCCGGATCGGCCTCGTCTACCTGGACCTGGACGGGTTCAAGGCGGTCAACGACACCCTCGGCCACCGCGTCGGCGACCGGCTGCTCGCGGCCGTGGCCGAGCGGCTCACCCGGTGCGCCGAGGCGGCGGGGCACACCCGGGTCTGCACCATGCCCGGCACCTCCGCCGGCGCGCCGCTGGTGGCCAGACTCGGCGGCGACGAGTTCGCCCTGCTGGTCGAGGACTCCACGGGCACCGAGCAACTCGCCGATCTGGCCGAGTCCGTCCTCAAGGCCCTGCAGGCGCCGTTCGACCTGTCCGGTCAGCGGTTGTCCGTCTCCGCCTCGATCGGGGTCGTGGAACGGCAGTCCGCGAGTGCGACCGCGACCGGGCTGATGCAGGCCGCCGATACGACGCTGTACTGGGCGAAGGCCGACGGCAAGGCCCGCTGGACGCTGTTCGATCCCGAGCGCAACGCCCACCGGATGACCCGTCAGGCCCTGTCGTCGACGCTGCGGGCGGCCGTCGGGCGGGGCGAGTTCGTCCTGGAGTACCAGCCGCTGGTGGGCATGGCGGACGGCGAGGTGCGCGGGGTGGAGGCGCTGGTGCGCTGGCACCACCCGCAGTTCGGCGTGTTGACGCCGAATCGGTTCATCTCACTGGCCGAGGAGGACGGTTCGATCGTCCAGCTCGGGCGGTGGGTCCTCGCCACCGCCTGCCGACAGGCCCGGCGCTGGCAGCTCGACCACCCCGACCGCGCCCCGATCTTCGTCAGTGTGAACGTCGCCGTCCGCCAGGTCTGGGACTCCGACCTCGTCGCCGACGTCGCCGAGATCCTCGCCGAGACCGGGCTCGCCCCGCACCTGCTCCAGCTCGAACTCACCGAGTCCGCGCTCATGGGCTCCGCCGGCCGCCCCCTCCAGGCCCTCAAGGCCCTCAGCGACATGGGCGTACGTATCGCCATCGACGACTTCGGCACCGGCTACTCCAACCTCGCGTATCTGAGCCGGCTGCCGGTCTCCGTACTGAAGCTGGACGGGGCGTTCGTACGGGGGTTCCAGTTCGAGACCCCGCAGGAGGACCGGGACGAGGACGACGGCCAGCCGAACCCGGCCGACGAGATCATCGTCGAGGCCCTCGTCCAACTCGCCCACCGGCTCGGGCTGACCGTCACCGCGGAGGGCGTCGAGACCGACGCCCAGGCCTCCCGGCTGCGCCGGCTCGGCTGCGACACCGGTCAGGGGTGGCTGTATTCCCGGGCGGTGTCGCCGCAGCGGATCGCCGAGATACTGGGGGCGGCGGCCTGTCCTCGGGCCTGA
- a CDS encoding M6 family metalloprotease domain-containing protein: MATSMTALAATSLIAAPSVAVPLSEACALRRTHAHHSEGLDTWNSAYPRPTRDLDAVLVFLSFPDATPLTTPAELTADHFPATSQFFERASYGKFALRPHPRREWLQMPRPSTAYAIRRDWHAADRAAYLKDALEAADPHVDFSRYDIVYFIADPHAPGVDSDATKVVNLETPLTVDDTDLHRVVTVFEKHPPDRLVLAHETGHVFDLPDLYHRPVDGKGDWDTHVGDWDLMGSQFALAPDLFAWHKWKLGWLEPHQVACVRGVGSTRLTLEAVGAGAVAGSWGAYVSAGAGAGAGAGEGAGEGEGAGAGGSGGTSGVVAGAPAFGSGRGTKLAVIRTGPDSALAIEARGAVGNDHAVCTQGVLVYRIRGGTESGSGPIEVLDAHPRTEACWEDSVYPPLADAPVGVGESFTVPGEGVRVEVEGRTPSGAWIVKVTTGWRPSI; this comes from the coding sequence ATGGCGACCTCGATGACCGCGCTCGCCGCGACCTCCCTGATCGCGGCGCCCTCGGTCGCCGTACCCCTGTCCGAGGCATGCGCGCTGCGACGGACCCACGCGCACCACTCGGAAGGCTTGGACACTTGGAACTCCGCATATCCGCGTCCCACCCGTGACCTCGATGCGGTACTGGTGTTCCTTTCTTTCCCGGACGCGACCCCCCTTACCACTCCGGCCGAGCTGACCGCCGATCACTTTCCCGCCACCAGCCAGTTCTTCGAACGCGCCTCGTACGGCAAGTTCGCGCTCCGGCCGCATCCACGCCGCGAGTGGCTGCAGATGCCGCGGCCGTCGACGGCGTACGCCATAAGGCGTGACTGGCACGCGGCCGACCGCGCCGCCTACCTGAAGGACGCGCTCGAGGCGGCCGACCCGCACGTCGACTTCTCCCGCTACGACATCGTGTACTTCATCGCCGACCCGCACGCGCCCGGCGTCGACTCGGACGCGACGAAGGTGGTGAATCTCGAAACGCCGCTGACTGTCGACGACACGGACCTCCACCGGGTCGTCACCGTGTTCGAGAAGCATCCGCCGGACCGCCTGGTCCTCGCCCATGAGACCGGCCATGTCTTCGACCTGCCCGACCTCTACCACCGCCCCGTCGACGGCAAGGGCGACTGGGACACCCACGTCGGCGACTGGGACCTCATGGGCAGCCAGTTCGCCCTCGCGCCGGACCTGTTCGCCTGGCACAAGTGGAAGCTGGGCTGGCTGGAGCCGCACCAGGTGGCGTGTGTGCGGGGGGTGGGGAGCACGCGGTTGACGCTGGAGGCGGTGGGGGCGGGGGCGGTGGCGGGGTCGTGGGGGGCATACGTGAGTGCGGGTGCGGGTGCGGGTGCGGGTGCGGGTGAGGGTGCGGGTGAGGGTGAGGGTGCCGGTGCCGGCGGCAGCGGTGGTACCAGTGGTGTGGTGGCCGGGGCGCCGGCCTTCGGTTCCGGTCGGGGGACGAAGCTGGCGGTCATCCGTACCGGTCCCGACAGTGCGCTCGCCATCGAGGCGCGGGGCGCGGTCGGCAACGACCACGCCGTCTGCACCCAGGGCGTCCTCGTCTACCGCATCCGCGGCGGCACCGAGTCCGGCAGCGGCCCCATCGAGGTCCTCGACGCCCATCCGCGCACCGAGGCCTGCTGGGAGGACTCCGTCTATCCGCCGCTCGCGGACGCCCCGGTGGGGGTCGGAGAGAGCTTCACGGTGCCGGGGGAGGGGGTACGGGTGGAGGTGGAGGGCCGTACACCGTCCGGGGCGTGGATCGTGAAGGTCACGACGGGATGGCGGCCCTCGATATAG
- a CDS encoding LLM class flavin-dependent oxidoreductase, translating into MTTDEIRGGAHGTAPAPLSVLDLVTVGAGRTATDALRTSVTLARQTEARGYHRYWVAEHHSMPGVASSSPAVILAHLAAHTTRIRLGSGGVMLPNHAPLVIAEQFGTLEAMAPGRIDLGLGRAPGTDGPTAAALRRTVTLHEGADDFPEQLAELTRFLDDDFPDGHPYRRIHAVPGPIQGTSPGGVQSPHRPPIWLLGSSGFSARLAGTLGLPFAFAHHFSARNTIPALDLYRESFRPSAVLDTPYALIGVSALATDDEKDARRQVRAAALNMVRLRTGRPGLVPTPEEAEAYEFSVVEKDFIDSWNADVVHGGIDEVTTRLDDLQKRTGADELMLTTHAHSADLRLRSYELIADAYDLPRTNGTPAN; encoded by the coding sequence GTGACCACAGACGAGATACGAGGCGGAGCCCACGGCACCGCCCCCGCCCCCCTCTCCGTCCTGGACCTGGTCACGGTAGGCGCCGGCCGCACAGCCACAGACGCCCTCCGCACAAGCGTCACCCTCGCCCGACAGACAGAAGCCCGCGGCTACCACCGCTACTGGGTCGCAGAACACCACTCCATGCCAGGCGTCGCATCATCGTCCCCCGCGGTGATCCTCGCCCACCTGGCCGCCCACACCACCCGCATCCGCCTGGGCTCGGGCGGAGTCATGCTCCCCAACCACGCCCCCCTGGTCATCGCGGAGCAGTTCGGCACACTCGAAGCGATGGCCCCCGGCCGCATAGACCTCGGCCTCGGCAGGGCCCCCGGCACAGACGGCCCCACAGCCGCCGCCCTCCGCCGCACAGTCACCCTCCACGAAGGCGCCGACGACTTCCCCGAGCAACTCGCGGAGCTGACCCGCTTCCTGGACGACGACTTCCCCGACGGCCACCCCTACCGCCGTATCCACGCGGTCCCGGGCCCCATCCAGGGCACCTCACCCGGCGGCGTACAGTCCCCGCACCGCCCCCCGATCTGGCTGCTCGGCTCCTCCGGCTTCAGCGCCCGCCTGGCCGGCACCCTCGGCCTGCCCTTCGCCTTCGCCCACCACTTCTCGGCGCGGAACACGATCCCGGCCCTCGACCTGTACCGCGAGTCGTTCCGTCCCTCCGCGGTCCTCGACACCCCGTACGCGCTGATCGGCGTGTCGGCACTCGCCACGGACGACGAGAAGGACGCCCGCCGTCAGGTGAGGGCGGCGGCCCTGAACATGGTCCGCCTGCGCACCGGCCGCCCCGGCCTCGTTCCGACCCCGGAGGAGGCGGAGGCGTACGAATTCAGCGTGGTCGAGAAGGACTTCATCGACTCCTGGAACGCGGACGTCGTCCACGGCGGCATCGACGAGGTCACCACCCGCCTCGACGACCTCCAAAAGCGCACCGGCGCCGACGAGTTGATGCTCACCACACACGCCCACAGTGCCGACCTGCGCCTGCGCTCGTACGAACTGATCGCGGACGCCTACGACTTGCCGCGCACCAACGGCACCCCGGCGAACTGA